CTTCACAGATATTTGACTTACAACTATTTCGACTTAAGCCTTCCTTTGggagcgtttctacatacaccgagaaaGCAGCTGAGAAAATAACTGACAGCATGCTTTGACAGCGACTGACAGCATTTTCGGTGAGAGAAATCTCCTCGGCATGCAAATAACGATGGAGCTGAGAAAAAATTGAATCGGCAGTTTATGGGGAACGATCAATTAGGTTGCATTTATGCCGTCTAATAATCgtataaatattattaaaaagtaaaagaaacttttttgacttcattttagcgataaaatggattttttaaCATCATAGAGATGAAATGAGCGCTTTTTAGagcttctacacacacaccggcgtGAGAAACCGATTGTCAATTCTCTCACAGCCATCTCTTTCCTGCagtctcggtgtatgtagaaaccTGTATAACGATTTGACAAGTAGACAAAGTTCGTTACAGGcagtttgacatttgaaagcccttttgattcaaattttaattgtgataaaaatgaaaatcgaTTTGATCATTAgaagaaaattgtaaattgGTTATTGAATATTTCACTTATTGTATTGATGCCTCTTTTAATAATACTGGTTTTAGGGTTTGATGAGTTTTTCAGGACTTTCTGCTGTCAAAAGGCATCCAAGATGGCCAAACTGactaagggcggtggcaacgctcatccgatgcgattttatcggacgcttcTGTCAAACACTATTTCGGCTTATATTGCGAAAATTCGAATGATTTGAATTGTTaaaccattataaaaaaatattttgatattgttcctacataaactgcatgattacattgacagataaaatcggatgcgacgatacgacggaatcaaaaatttttgattccgtcgtacgacgaaatcgcatgtccgacgttatctgtcaaatcccataacAATCTCGTccaataaaatcgcatcggatgagcgctgCCACGGGCCTAATTCTTGACCTCGTTCCTACACAGTCCTTAGTTATACCCATTATGCTGTCAGTTATTGTCTCAGCTGCTCTTTCGGTGTATGTAGATACGCTCATACATTTTTCTTGTTCGATGTCTTGTTTTGGTGCAAGAGCTCCGGCTTACAGTGTATTTGACGGACACCTGTTAATTTCAAATGTTCCTGAGATTGCGAAAATatttttcgtttatttatcGACACGACATCGAAATCTATACTGATCCATTTCACTGTCACATGTGCCATCTAAGTTAAGCGGCTTGCTCGAACATAAATCCAATATGTCTAAGCGTCGTGGATGGAGGCATCCCAAACAAGACCACAGTGTTTATGTGCAACAGTTGTTTAAAGATTTTCTTGCCCGTAACACTGTTAATTCCATTACAAATCCCTCAATTGAAACGCGGAAGAACTTCTCCCGATCCGAAAGCAAAATTTTTGATAATTGCAAACAACCAGGTATATTTGACCGTGCGGTTTATGCGCGCTTTGAACGCAACACAAATTGTGGAGGCTTTATTCGTCAAGAACCAACGCGCAGATCGAAAACAGGATTAATGCGATGGATTGATCAGCAGTGCAGCAAACACGAACAACGGGCTGTAATTCAGAAAACTTCTCGAAAGGATGATTACCTGAATTTGCCTGGCAATTTTTTTTCCGGGACAGAACAAATGAAACTGCCGTTCAATATGGTTGACCGGACGCTAGGCAATGTAACGAACAACTTTATCCCACCAGCAACATCGACACCTTTCGATCGTTTGACTTCTTTCGGCGTGTCGGGGGTATTATCTGATCCAGACGAATTTCAGACTAATAAGCCcaatcaaaagaaaaatgccTGCTTCAAATCTACCATATGGGATACTTTTTTGAAAAGTTGCGTAGAATATTTTAATATCGTAGCTAAAGAGCACGGTTGTCAAAGCGCTTTAAACTTCCAGCGAGATGAAATGGAAACGCTTCTGAGAAAAACTGGCTCAAACCCACCCTTGCATCAGTTGTTCAAATTAGAAATGCAAAAAGAACCTCATCCCACAAAAcctggaaaaaagaaaattgacGTTACACCCATTGTTAGCAAGAACCACCAGTTAACTAACAAGAAGAAATATCCTCTCATTGCTCATAGTCGTCCCATATCGATAGTACCTCCTAAAACAACGCATAATCAAACTTGCGTCGCCGTGGACGATCTTATGCTGGAAACAGATTCAACTGCTATCGACCAAAATATTCCGaacaattttccttttttcatggaaacttgttctCAAAAACTTCCACACGTTGATGCAACCCAAGACGATTTACTGCTTGTAAGtaatttgttattttcttgctTAGTTTTgtcatttgttattcatatcTATCGTTTGCAGACTGCATCTCCACCTTCCCCGATCAGATTCGCACGCCACGAACATCCACAATGCTTGTACGATGAATCCACCTTTCTTGTAGATCTAATTGCCAGGGACGATTTCTTGGCGGAAAAACTGGATGGGTTGCTTAAGGATGAAGATTTCAACATCGATGGAACTAGTACCGACCGAAGATTTGATTTTGGCACTCCATCTAATGAAACGATAATGAAcaaaacttttccaaatcATTTTCAAACGATTAACTATCTCgagccaaacaaaaattttgcAGACACCCCGGTATATTTATCGCAAGATATATtggaagcaacaacaatacaGGACTCCCAGGAAGCTATGTTCTGATAACAATTAAGTACCTtcataagaaaaaaactattaaatttttaaattgttcaaCTCCTCGATGATGTCCATGTGTTTAAACTTATCCGGATGTCTAGTAAACGTTTCAAGCAGATGCAATTTAGATACATTCTTCTGACAATAATAAAGTTGG
This is a stretch of genomic DNA from Anopheles merus strain MAF chromosome 2R, AmerM5.1, whole genome shotgun sequence. It encodes these proteins:
- the LOC121589763 gene encoding uncharacterized protein LOC121589763, with the protein product MSKRRGWRHPKQDHSVYVQQLFKDFLARNTVNSITNPSIETRKNFSRSESKIFDNCKQPGIFDRAVYARFERNTNCGGFIRQEPTRRSKTGLMRWIDQQCSKHEQRAVIQKTSRKDDYLNLPGNFFSGTEQMKLPFNMVDRTLGNVTNNFIPPATSTPFDRLTSFGVSGVLSDPDEFQTNKPNQKKNACFKSTIWDTFLKSCVEYFNIVAKEHGCQSALNFQRDEMETLLRKTGSNPPLHQLFKLEMQKEPHPTKPGKKKIDVTPIVSKNHQLTNKKKYPLIAHSRPISIVPPKTTHNQTCVAVDDLMLETDSTAIDQNIPNNFPFFMETCSQKLPHVDATQDDLLLTASPPSPIRFARHEHPQCLYDESTFLVDLIARDDFLAEKLDGLLKDEDFNIDGTSTDRRFDFGTPSNETIMNKTFPNHFQTINYLEPNKNFADTPVYLSQDILEATTIQDSQEAMF